DNA sequence from the Sulfurimonas sediminis genome:
CGGTACCGCCAAGCGCCAACTCTCTAACTGCTTCAAGAGACTCTTTTGCCATCTTTTCACATTTGCTCAGCATCTCAACCCAACCGCTTATTTCTTGCCCAAGCGTAAGTGGTGTAGCATCCTGCAGGTGTGTACGACCGATTTTTACGATATGGGCAAAGGCTTCACTTTTTGCCTGTAAAGTAGCTTTCAATTTTGCAATGGCAGGAAGAAGGTTCTCTTCAACAGCAATAACAGCCGCTACATGTAAAGCAGTCGGGTATGTGTCATTTGAAGACTGTGACTTGTTAACATCATCATTCGGATGCACCAGCTTCTCTTTTCTAAAATCTCCGCCCAAAATTTCAGTCGCACGATTTGCAAGCACTTCATTATTGTTCATGTTTGACTGCGTACCTGAACCTGTCTGCCATACAACAAGTGGATAGTTTCCATCAAGTTTTCCTGCCAACATATCATCTGCGGCTTGTGCAATTGCATCTGCTTTTTTAGCATCAAGTTTGCCCAGGTCTTTATTAACAAGTGCAACAGCTTTTTTCAGGTATGAAAATGCACGAGTAATTTCATACGGCATTTTTTCTTCACCAATTTTAAAATTTTGAATACTTCTTTGTGTTTGTGCACCCCAATAAGCATCTTGAGGAACCTCAATTTCACCCATTGTGTCTTTTTCTATACGAGTCTTCATTCTCTAGTTTCCTTCAAAAAAATTATTTTCTTTTAGTGTGTCTATTAAGTCTTGAACCGACTTGCAAGATTTGGCAAACATCGCTTTTTCTTTTTCATCTAGTGTTACTTCAATAATTTTTTCAGCACCTTTGGCACCAAGCATTACAGGCACCCCCGAAACTACATCACTGTATCCGTATTCACCTTCAAGACATACCGCACAAGGGTGAATCTGTTTTGTATCTTTTAAAATTGCATCTACCATAATCGCTGTTGATTTTGCAGGCGCATAATAAGCGGAACCTGTTTTTAGGTATCCCACAATTTCAGCACCGCCGTGACGTGTTCTGTCAACAATTTCGGCAATTTCTTCACTTGTAAGCACATCTGACAAAGGCACACCCGCTACAGTCGAGTAACGAGGAAGAGGCACCATATCATCTCCGTGTCCGCCCATAACCGAAGCACGAATCTGTCCGCCGCCATAACCAAGCTTCTCTTGAATAAATGCAGCCATTCTTGAACTGTCCAGAATTCCAGCCATTCCGATAACACGGCTTCTGTCAAATCCACTCTCTTTCAGCGCTACATAAGTCATCGCATCAAGCGGGTTTGAAACCATGATAACAACTGCGTTTGGAGAGTATTTTGCAATACCTTCAATTACCTCTTTTGTGATTTTCGCATTAATCATCAGTAAGTCATCACGACTCATACCGGGAAGTCTTGGACTGCCGGCAGTTACAACAACAACATCACAGTCAACCAAATCTGACATCTCTTCAGCAACTTTTACCACTGTATGACTTCTCACAGCAGAAGCTGCCTGTGACATATCTAATGCCTTCCCTTTTGCTACATCTATTTTGTTGTCACGAAGAATAATTTCATGACATGATCCAAGCATCGCAAGAGAGTATGCTACTGTTGCACCAACATTACCAGCACCTACTATCCCTACTCTTTTTCCTTGACTCATATATGCTCCTTAATATTAAATAGTATGATGACCAGTACAGTACACTTAAACAATATGTGCGAACACATAACATTTAAGTATATTCAGACATCGAAAGTTTTAGATGAAACAGCATTCATCTTTTGTATATAGCACCTGTAAAATAAGAGTTACATAAAAAAGAGGAATATCGTGCATAAGTATACCTTACGCACGATATAATTCAACTTAGATTGAATCAATTATTGCATTCAATGTTGCAGACGGACGCATTGCTTTTTCAGCTTTGGCATCATCCGGGTGGAAATAACCACCGATATCTTTCGGAGAACCTTCCGCAGCAGCAAGCTCAGTAAGAATTTTTTCTTCATTTTTCACAAGTGTTTCAGCAACTGGAGTAAATTTCTCTGCTAAAGCAGTATCTGCAGTTTGCGTACTTAATGCTTCGGCCCAGTAGCGTGCCACCCAGTAGTGAGATGCTTTATTATCTGGTTCGCCACATTTTCTGCTTGGTGCTTTATCATTATCAAGGTATCCTTCATTTGCTTTGTCGAGACCTTCTGTTAATGCACCTATTTTACTGTCTTCACTTTTTTGATACATCATTCGAAGTGATTCAGCAAGTGCTAAAAATTCACCAAGAGAATCCCATCGTAAGTGCCCTTCGTTTACAAATTGCTCAACATGTTTAGGAGCAGAACCACCGGCACCTGTTTCAAATAAACCCCCACCAGCTAATAATGGAACAATTGAAAGCATTTTTGCAGATGTTCCAAGCTCTAAAATAGGATACATATCTGTCAAGTGGTCACGAAGAACATTGCCAGTTACAGAAATCGTATCTTTACCAGCTCTTACTCTTTCGTTTGTAAATCTTGTAGCCGATGCTACATCCATAATTTTTATATCTAAGCCAGTAGTATCATGCTCTTTAAGATATTTGTTTACTTTATTAAGTATTTGTGTATCATGCGCACGATTTTCATCTAACCAAAATACTGCTGGATTTCCTGTAAGTCTTGCACGCTCAACTGCTAAACGCACCCAATCTTGTACTGGAATATCTTTTGTACGAGACATTCTCCAGATATCACCTTTTTCACACTCAAATTTCATAAGTTCTGTGCCGTCTTCGGCAGTAACTGTAACTGTACCACTCTCTTCAAGTTCAAAAGTTGTCGGGTGAGAACCATACTCTTCAGCTTTTTGTGCCATAAGACCAACATTTGCAACATTTCCCATAGTAGTTACATCATACTGTCCATTTTTTACACAGTCAGCTACCATCTCTTGATGGAACATTGCATAGGTACTGTCCGGAATAACAGCAACACACTCATCAGCTGCACCTGTTCTGTCCCACTGTTTACCACCTTCACGAACAACTACAGGCATAGAAGCATCAATAATCACATCGTTTGAAGCATTGAAGTTTGTTGTCCCTTTGTCAGAATCAACCATAGCAATTCTTGGTGCATCTGCATCAACTACAGCCTGGAATGCAGCTTTAATTTCTGCTTCTTTTGAATGACCGGCAATTTTTTTCTCTAAATCACTCATACCAAGATTTGGATTAACTCCTAGCTCAGCAAACAGATCTGCATATTTATCAAAAACTTCTTTGAAGAAAACCTGAAATGCATGTCCAAACATAATCGGATCAGAAATTTTCATCATTGTAGCTTTAAGGTGAATAGACCATATAACACCTTTTTCTTTTGCTTCGTCAATTGTTTTTTGGATAAATGCTCTTAATTTTTTCACTGACATAAAAGTACCATCAAGGACCTCTTTATCAAGTGCATCAATAGTTTTTAATTCTTTACCGTTTAATGCAATTGTTACTTTTTGCGCTTTGTCCATAGTTACTGACTGCTCATTTGCATAAAAATCACCGTCACCATTCATGTGAGCAACGTAAGCTTTTGAGTTTTCGGCAAAAGGCTTGAGTCTGTGCGGATGTTTCTGTGCATATTTTTTAACAGCATGTGCTGCACGTCTGTCAGAATTTCCTTCACGAAGGACAGGGTTAACTGCAGAACCAAGACAAGTGCTGTATTTAGCCTGAATAGCTTCTTCTTCAGCATTTGCAGGATTTTCCGGATAGTTCGGAATATCATATCCTTGAGACTGAAGTTCGGCAATACAGTCTTTCAATTGACCAACTGAAGCAGAAATATTTGGAAGCTTAATAATGTTAGCTTCCGGTTTTTGCACAAGTTCACCAAGTTTAGACAATTCATCTTCTCCAAGACCCATTGCCGCTAAAACTCTTCCTGCTAATGAAATATCACTAGTTACAACTTCTACACCTGCTTCTTTTGTAAAAGCATTTACGATTGGCAATAAAGAATATGTTGCTAAAGCCGGAGCTTCATCAATTTTTGACCAAATAATTTTTGACATGTTCTGTCCTTCTGAGTTAATATTTATTCATAAATTATATATTTATGAACTTTACGAATTAAATAATAACACTTAAGAGAAACAAACCGTGCATTGACAGGGAAAAGTTCACATTATCTTTCTTTTTTGTTTCATTTTGTAGCACGCTTTATGTTGCGTAAATGTGTAGAATAGTTACATGTAAAGTCATGTGTTCCTTTTTTGGATTTCATAAAATAGAGATAATCTGTTTTTTTAGGAAATACCGCAGCCCGTATGGCATCAATACTTACATTGCAGACAGGAGCAGTTGGAAGCCCTGCATGTCTGTATGTATTGTATGTTGTAGTATCATTTTTAATTCGGTAGGGTGTGACCTTTTGATGCGAATACTTTCCGTAGTTAAGCGTTCCGTCCATTTGCAGTTTCATTCCCTTGTTTATTCTGTTGTATATAACAGAACTCACCAAGGGCATCTCTTTTACACTGGCTGATTCTTTTTGAATTATTGAAGCTATTGCTACATATCGAAACCATTTTTTTTCATTATAATTGCCGAAAAACTTCAGCGAGAGTTCTTTCATTTTTCTGTGTGAGCTGTTTAGTAACACTCTTATAAGTTCTTTTTCCGTAATACCCAAAGGAAGTCTGTAGGTGTCAGGAATAAAAACGCCCTCTTTCATTGGAGCATGCTTGTCAAATTCATCTTGCAGTTTTTGTCTGTTGAGATGCAAATTGCTTGCCAGTTGATTTAAAAATATATAAGTGGTCTCTCCCGGAATAAGTGTAACATTTTGCAAAGCTGCCTTGGATCTTGTCAGTTTATATAAAAAATCCGCTTTGGTGTTTACCCTTGTCTGTAAATTTATCCATCCGCTTTGAGGGGAGCCAATCATCCGTAAAAGAAAAGAATCGATTTTGCAGACATCATAATTTTTAGACTGCAATTGTGTTATAATTTTATTAATAGAGCCTGCAGGAATATAGAGGACTTTGGGTGTATAAATAGGTTTATTAAGGTAGTACATGAAAGATAATGCAATCACAAAGATTATTGCGAAAACATACGCGAGTATAGTTGTTTTTTTTACTTTCATGTTTCTTCTTCTTGTTGGTTTGTTTATAGTTTTACAAAATGGATTATATCTTGATAATGTTTCTATATCAAATATTCATGCAAAAAGTATTTATATCAAATGGGATGACAGACTTACTGTTTCTGTTAAAACCTTAAAAATTGACAGACAAAACAACAAAACAGCCAACAGTATCAGTTTTAAAGAGTTCAGCAAATATCTTAAAATTGTTACGCAAACAACACACTGGTTTCGCTCTCTTGTTGTCAGAAACATAGTGTTTGGCAACGCCACAGGCTCTTTTAAATACACGAGTAGCGAGCAGGGTTTTTTTGTTTTTCAATCTCCGGATTTTGATTTTGAATCGAAGATTTATGCAAAAACAGATCTGCTCAGAGTCGCAATAAAAAAGTTTCAAGACAAAAAAAGGGCTGTCAATATAAAAGGCAGTGTTATTTTTGATACACAGGCGCAAAAAGTATACACAAAAATTGACCTTGATATTCATAATGACGCAAACCTTACTGTTTATGCAATTGCAGATGAAAAACAACTCATCTACAATGTTGTCAGCAACAAACACATAACTGATATTTCTCACCTGATAAAAATCGCACATTTGCCAAAAGAAGTAATATACTGGGCATATACTGCCATTAAAATGCAATATCTTGATATTCAAACATTTCATGGTTTTATTGATTATAATGATTTGCAAAATGCTTATAAAAACATATATATCCAGGCAGTTGCACAAAAACTCATCTATACATACAATCCAAAACTCGACGCCGTAAAAAGCAGGCAGACAAATCTTGAATTTAAAAAGGGGATTTTATATATAAAACCTCAAAATGCTTTGACGTACGGAATGAACTTAGGAAAAAGCTGGCTTAAAATTGACTTCAATAAAAAAGAAGAACTCTTAACACTGCATTTGCTGTTTGAGGGTATGCTTAACAAAGACATGTTACATGTATTGAACACCTACAAAATAAAACTGCCTTTTTTACAAAGAAAAGGCACAGTCAATACTGACTTAACGATAGAGGTCAATCTTCATACAATTGATGTAGATGCCAAAGGAGACTTTTATACCAAAAAAGCAAACTTTGACTATCTTGGACTGAATATAGATATTTTCAATACACATATACATCTTGATAATTATGATGTGCTGATAGATAAAATGCAGGCAAAATACAAAGAGATTGCTGCGGCAAATGTATATGTAAACTTTAATGCAAAGAAATCAACAGGAACAATAGACTTAAACTTTCACAAAATAGAGACACAGGGTCTCTCTCTTGATACACAAAAAGGACCTTTACATGTAGCTTACCGTATTCATCCAAAGCAGGATACGATAGATATAGATTCTTCAAAATGGCAATATGAAAACAAAATTATTACGCTAGAAAAACTCTCAGTAGATTTTGATCTGAAAAAACTGCAGACAAATATACCCGCAACATATTTTAATACCTGGAATATAACAAATGGATATGTTCATGGAACAATAGACCTCAAAGCATCTAAAATAAATCTTGATGTAGATCTCTTAAAGCTACAGTACAGCGGTATAGAACTCACACAAACAGTAACACCCTTACGAGTACAATACGACAAAGTTTTATCTGTCTCTTCGCAAGAAGATATATTTTTCAATGTTAACGGATCACAATACAAAGCAAGCAATTTTTATATAAATTTTGACAAACAAAGTATCTATTTGAAACATACATTTTTACAAATCAGTGATTATATCAGTACAAAAGTCTATGCCCATTATGATTTTGATTCAAAAAAAGCACATATAAGTTTAAATGATTTTGTATTGAAAAATCCGAAAACAGATGCCATACTCTATAAAAACAACAAAATAATGCTAGGCGGGTATATTGACGGTGAAAACATTACAATAGATTCACGAGAACTTGATGCTTCTTTTGTTTCCAATGAAAAACAATGGAAGTTAACACTCAACGCTCTTGAAATTCTTGCAAAAAAATCACGTTTTTTACAAAAGTATAAACTCAATGAAGGGAAAATCAGTT
Encoded proteins:
- the mdh gene encoding malate dehydrogenase, yielding MSQGKRVGIVGAGNVGATVAYSLAMLGSCHEIILRDNKIDVAKGKALDMSQAASAVRSHTVVKVAEEMSDLVDCDVVVVTAGSPRLPGMSRDDLLMINAKITKEVIEGIAKYSPNAVVIMVSNPLDAMTYVALKESGFDRSRVIGMAGILDSSRMAAFIQEKLGYGGGQIRASVMGGHGDDMVPLPRYSTVAGVPLSDVLTSEEIAEIVDRTRHGGAEIVGYLKTGSAYYAPAKSTAIMVDAILKDTKQIHPCAVCLEGEYGYSDVVSGVPVMLGAKGAEKIIEVTLDEKEKAMFAKSCKSVQDLIDTLKENNFFEGN
- a CDS encoding NADP-dependent isocitrate dehydrogenase, translated to MSKIIWSKIDEAPALATYSLLPIVNAFTKEAGVEVVTSDISLAGRVLAAMGLGEDELSKLGELVQKPEANIIKLPNISASVGQLKDCIAELQSQGYDIPNYPENPANAEEEAIQAKYSTCLGSAVNPVLREGNSDRRAAHAVKKYAQKHPHRLKPFAENSKAYVAHMNGDGDFYANEQSVTMDKAQKVTIALNGKELKTIDALDKEVLDGTFMSVKKLRAFIQKTIDEAKEKGVIWSIHLKATMMKISDPIMFGHAFQVFFKEVFDKYADLFAELGVNPNLGMSDLEKKIAGHSKEAEIKAAFQAVVDADAPRIAMVDSDKGTTNFNASNDVIIDASMPVVVREGGKQWDRTGAADECVAVIPDSTYAMFHQEMVADCVKNGQYDVTTMGNVANVGLMAQKAEEYGSHPTTFELEESGTVTVTAEDGTELMKFECEKGDIWRMSRTKDIPVQDWVRLAVERARLTGNPAVFWLDENRAHDTQILNKVNKYLKEHDTTGLDIKIMDVASATRFTNERVRAGKDTISVTGNVLRDHLTDMYPILELGTSAKMLSIVPLLAGGGLFETGAGGSAPKHVEQFVNEGHLRWDSLGEFLALAESLRMMYQKSEDSKIGALTEGLDKANEGYLDNDKAPSRKCGEPDNKASHYWVARYWAEALSTQTADTALAEKFTPVAETLVKNEEKILTELAAAEGSPKDIGGYFHPDDAKAEKAMRPSATLNAIIDSI
- the mltG gene encoding endolytic transglycosylase MltG, which encodes MKVKKTTILAYVFAIIFVIALSFMYYLNKPIYTPKVLYIPAGSINKIITQLQSKNYDVCKIDSFLLRMIGSPQSGWINLQTRVNTKADFLYKLTRSKAALQNVTLIPGETTYIFLNQLASNLHLNRQKLQDEFDKHAPMKEGVFIPDTYRLPLGITEKELIRVLLNSSHRKMKELSLKFFGNYNEKKWFRYVAIASIIQKESASVKEMPLVSSVIYNRINKGMKLQMDGTLNYGKYSHQKVTPYRIKNDTTTYNTYRHAGLPTAPVCNVSIDAIRAAVFPKKTDYLYFMKSKKGTHDFTCNYSTHLRNIKRATK
- a CDS encoding AsmA-like C-terminal domain-containing protein — translated: MKDNAITKIIAKTYASIVVFFTFMFLLLVGLFIVLQNGLYLDNVSISNIHAKSIYIKWDDRLTVSVKTLKIDRQNNKTANSISFKEFSKYLKIVTQTTHWFRSLVVRNIVFGNATGSFKYTSSEQGFFVFQSPDFDFESKIYAKTDLLRVAIKKFQDKKRAVNIKGSVIFDTQAQKVYTKIDLDIHNDANLTVYAIADEKQLIYNVVSNKHITDISHLIKIAHLPKEVIYWAYTAIKMQYLDIQTFHGFIDYNDLQNAYKNIYIQAVAQKLIYTYNPKLDAVKSRQTNLEFKKGILYIKPQNALTYGMNLGKSWLKIDFNKKEELLTLHLLFEGMLNKDMLHVLNTYKIKLPFLQRKGTVNTDLTIEVNLHTIDVDAKGDFYTKKANFDYLGLNIDIFNTHIHLDNYDVLIDKMQAKYKEIAAANVYVNFNAKKSTGTIDLNFHKIETQGLSLDTQKGPLHVAYRIHPKQDTIDIDSSKWQYENKIITLEKLSVDFDLKKLQTNIPATYFNTWNITNGYVHGTIDLKASKINLDVDLLKLQYSGIELTQTVTPLRVQYDKVLSVSSQEDIFFNVNGSQYKASNFYINFDKQSIYLKHTFLQISDYISTKVYAHYDFDSKKAHISLNDFVLKNPKTDAILYKNNKIMLGGYIDGENITIDSRELDASFVSNEKQWKLTLNALEILAKKSRFLQKYKLNEGKISFYKKSDAPHTQFSATLHYPYHLLVNKNKEVSTYTVTGEITKKQKIYLNVNKKMHIKIDKDIAIKIHDAGLNVDAIVKFTKQITRQSNAKKSNFKLSVDAIDSYLYLGNNRYAVSDTMHLQYYNNILTAQLTHKKGNAGFKLENNTFHLYGENFNDKFMEKLFAPSKFSGGSLDFSMNGTLEDYKGVFYMHDTIMIDYKLLNNVLAFVNTIPSLVTFSLPGYSKKGLHVKNAYVKFHAKKGVFDISDIYLESKELTILGKGSADTNKNSINLVLNLKTDLGSNLSKVPLVGYIIFDGKSISTTLKVTGKLSDPTINTMVAKDIIVAPLNIIKRTLTFPFKVLQKLF